From the Trifolium pratense cultivar HEN17-A07 linkage group LG4, ARS_RC_1.1, whole genome shotgun sequence genome, the window TTCCTTCAGCTAGGTTACACACGATTTCTGCCATTGCATACTAGCTTATAATTTTGAGAAAGTCAATATGTCAGCCGATAAAAGGTGTAATTTAGCCTCCTCATCATCCTCCAACCTGCGCCTTTCCCCAATAACATCCAAAGTCTCTAAACGGTTTTTTGCGCCCTGAATATTACTGTCAATGTTCAAAGTATGAATCCAGTGCCAACACCTCAAATCTGCCTTTATCATCTTGAGTTTTTCCTTTAAGAATAAAACCACTTCAGCCAAAGACCCGAAAAGATTGCTATTTTTCTTTAACAAAATCACcatttttaacaaaatgatcaaataGTTTATATAGAAACAAATTAACGGAGAGGACTATTGTGACTAACAGAAATATTTTTAAGGgatcaaaacaatttttttttaagggactattgtgaaacctaaaatgtctttaagagaccatttaactaattaagccggCTCAAAATCAACAACTTCTATTTGCAAGTTATGGATCCATTAAAAAGCAAGCAATAGCCCTTGAGCTTCATCAACTTcctatttaattgataaaacaagtttcatttatttatttatagttttaaaaagaagagtttaaaaattaattaattttatctaataaaatactctaatatttttgcaaaaaaaaactttaattttttttttattattatgatataaATACGAAGTTTCCATACAATATGATCGGAGTTTGAACTTCAACTCATCTTATGCACGTGAGTTTAATGACTTTGTAGTTTCGAATAAGTTCCCATATGATTAAGGTCTCCtctgaattaacttattttttagtttatgcaatataaattagatttaaagattacactagtgaaaattatatttttataaattattttgtcatAAACTACCTCGACAAAACTTAAAATACATATACAggtatttgcataagctattcgGATAAACTCGAAAATAATTTAATCGAAGGTTAGTACTCCTTTGGGGTTTAGGCAGGCAGGAGAACTGGAGAAGATAAGGAGGTGATAATTTGACATACCACAACCATCACCATGCTCTCATTCCCTTCCCATTTCACCACTCACTCCAACGGAGGACCCAAAATTCGTAGGAAAGATGCACCTTTTGAAGATGATGACGCAGAAACAGGAAAATTGAATAAAGGGTTTAAGAATGAAAATggtgagaaagaaagaaatctTGATTATAGGACAAAGATGAATAGTTCGAGTCATAGTATAGAGCCGAAATCTGATAACTGTAGTGGAGGGATTAGCAATAAGATAATTAGGTCTAATTCAAAGGGTAGCCGTGGTGGGAGTGTTGTAGAGAGGGGAGCCAATTATGGGTTATATTCTTCAAAGATGTCCGAAGAAGAGGGTTTTGGTAGAAGAGAAAGAGATCATAATAGAAAGGGTAAAACCCTTGGCGGTGATAGTTTTGTAGACAGAAAAAAACCTATGGATCGTGGTCCTGGTAAAAGATATAGTGAAATTGAGAGTTTGACGAATAGAAATGGACGGATGAATGTCAAATCAAATGGAAGTAGTAGTTCGAATGGTGGCCGTGGTGAGAGTGTTGCAGAGAGGGAGGTCAATTATGGTTTATATTCTTCAAAGATGTCAGAAGAAGAGGGTTTTGGTAGAAGAGAAAGAGATCATAGTAGAAAGGGTGCAACCCTTGGTAGTGATAGTTTTGTAGATAGAAAAAAACCTATGGATGGTGGTCCTGGTAAAAGGTATCGTGAAATTGAGAGTTTGACGAATAGTAATGGACGGATGAATGTAAAACCGAATGGAAGTAGTAAGCGTTTTGTTAATAGGGGTTATGATTCGGACAATTTGGAGGTGGAACGAGCAGCATTTAAGAATCTTGAGGGCCCTAACAATGTTATAAGTAAGGCTCACTTTTCGCATAAAGATAGTTTTGTAGATAGAAAAAAAGCTATGGATAGTGGTCCTGGTAAAAGGTATAGTGAAATTCAGAGTTTGATTAATACAAATGGACGGATGAATGTTAAATCGAATGGAAGTAGTAAGCGTTTTCTTAATAGGGGTTATGATTCAGACAATTTGAAGGTGGAACGAGCAGCGTTTAAGAATCTTGAGGACCCGAACAATGTTATCAGTAAGGCTCACTTTTCACATAAAGAATTGGAGGAGAGAATCCAGAAGCTAGCTAAACAGTATGTTATTTATTCATTCTTTCATGGTTTTGGGATATCTGAATTGGAAAAAATAACGCACTCGGGAATTCAGCgtatacatatatatttttacactgaattttattttgttttctgaaCAAAGTTTTATGAAAATGCTGCCTCAATTGAAGCAATCTTCAAATGATGCTAAATACCTAAAGCTGCATGCTTCAATACTTTGAGCTGAGATATATGATTGTTTGGCTCTTCATACTCATTTACTTTTGTTGAtgtaaatttattcttacaggAGCTTCCTCACATTGCACTTTAGTGGTTTTCCATATATATAAATTGG encodes:
- the LOC123920045 gene encoding uncharacterized protein LOC123920045, whose amino-acid sequence is MLSFPSHFTTHSNGGPKIRRKDAPFEDDDAETGKLNKGFKNENGEKERNLDYRTKMNSSSHSIEPKSDNCSGGISNKIIRSNSKGSRGGSVVERGANYGLYSSKMSEEEGFGRRERDHNRKGKTLGGDSFVDRKKPMDRGPGKRYSEIESLTNRNGRMNVKSNGSSSSNGGRGESVAEREVNYGLYSSKMSEEEGFGRRERDHSRKGATLGSDSFVDRKKPMDGGPGKRYREIESLTNSNGRMNVKPNGSSKRFVNRGYDSDNLEVERAAFKNLEGPNNVISKAHFSHKDSFVDRKKAMDSGPGKRYSEIQSLINTNGRMNVKSNGSSKRFLNRGYDSDNLKVERAAFKNLEDPNNVISKAHFSHKELEERIQKLAKQYVIYSFFHGFGISELEKITHSGIQRIHIYFYTEFYFVF